The sequence AGGTTATGAGAAACTGCTCCAAGACCGTGTTATCAATTTATTTAGTAGATGCGCATATGCTGTTACGGAGGAAGAGTTTAAGGTAGCAATGGAGGAGTTGGTGATTGTTGGGAGTTTGAAAGTGAAGGCATTTATATCTGATTTGTCTAGAGATCACTATGCCAACGCATTTTTCAAAGGAATGCGTTATGGGGAGATGGCAAACAGTTTAGCGGAGTCCTTTAATAATTGGGTTGGTGTGTTTCGAGATTTGCCGGTGCTACCTTTGATAGAAGGGATTCGACAGAAATTGATGGTATTGAATTCTCAACGACGATTTGAAGCGGAGAAGTGGACAACAGTTTTGTGTCCGGAGATGGAAACTAGACTCTGTGAAAATGCAGAGGCCGGTAGGACTTGGGCAGTTCGTCGTTCTAATTGCACTGTTTTTGAAGTATTTGCTGATTATTCTGTGATGGTTGATCTCGAGCAAAGGACTTGTTCTTGCCGTCTTTGGCAAATTGACGGTTTTCCTTGCACACATGCGGGGGCTGCAATCCTAGCAAAGAGAGATTCAGTTTATGATTACGTGGAGTGTTACTACAAAACCGACTTCTTTCAAAAAGCCTATGAGAGTCCTATTTTTCCTATTCCAGATATTGGGAAAGGATTGGGCAGCAATGGTTCTGCAGTTGGAGTTGTGCTTCCGCCAATTACAAAGAGGCCAGCCGGAAGACCACCAACAAAGAGGATCaaagtttttggtgaatttaaaAGGCCATTGAAATGCAGTCGGTGAAGTGTTGTTGGGCACAATAGGAAGACTTGCAAGGCTATTATATGAACACTCCTTCtcatttgacaattttttattttagata is a genomic window of Prunus dulcis unplaced genomic scaffold, ALMONDv2, whole genome shotgun sequence containing:
- the LOC117613667 gene encoding uncharacterized protein LOC117613667, with the protein product MEELVIVGSLKVKAFISDLSRDHYANAFFKGMRYGEMANSLAESFNNWVGVFRDLPVLPLIEGIRQKLMVLNSQRRFEAEKWTTVLCPEMETRLCENAEAGRTWAVRRSNCTVFEVFADYSVMVDLEQRTCSCRLWQIDGFPCTHAGAAILAKRDSVYDYVECYYKTDFFQKAYESPIFPIPDIGKGLGSNGSAVGVVLPPITKRPAGRPPTKRIKVFGEFKRPLKCSR